The Desulfobaccales bacterium genome has a window encoding:
- the glyS gene encoding glycine--tRNA ligase subunit beta gives MGREFIVEIGTEEIPARFIPPVLQEMAATFARWCEQERLGVGEISTWGTPRRLTLAVRDLAETQAELTQEVLGPPKAVALDAQGQPTAAAQGFAKAQGVAVSDLVEVETPRGVYLAVRKTTAGRPTAEILREYLPEFILGLSFPKSMRWGSETISFARPIHWILARFGGEVIPFTLGDVTSGGVTYGHRFMSPQGREVRGIDEYLETLRQAYVIVDPAARRAFLEEEMAKAAAQVGGTLVPNPGLVEENTFLVEYPSVVVGHFEDKFLALPEEVLITCMREHQRYFSLRGADGRLLPHFMAVNNTLTRNPDVVRQGHERVLRARLSDAMYFYQVDSKVPLETWVEQLKGVVFHSLLGTSYEKMERFRELAGYLTIQLSRDDGSPVGVDPEVVRRAATICKADIVSEMVGEFPSLQGVMGKVYARNAGEPAAVADAIFSHYLPRHADDDLPEDLVGVIIGLADRLDTICGMFGVGLSPTGAADPYGLRRHALAVIRILRHHRLHLDLPEAVWEALKLLGGKISRSPEDTALEVLDFFQTRLTHLLLGEGFDHETVNAVLAAGCRDVVEAADKVQALEEVRRSPEFPALAVAFKRVLNISAGAGVGEVDPLLFEHPEENQLYEAAQLMEIEVAEALSRRDYAAVCRSLAKLKGFVDAFFDRVLVMAEDAKLRANRLALLSRIGHTFLKMADFSRIST, from the coding sequence ATGGGACGTGAGTTTATTGTGGAGATCGGTACTGAGGAGATTCCGGCCCGGTTCATTCCGCCGGTGTTGCAGGAGATGGCCGCCACGTTTGCCCGCTGGTGTGAGCAGGAGCGTCTGGGTGTGGGGGAGATCTCCACCTGGGGGACCCCTCGGCGCCTGACGTTGGCGGTCCGGGACTTGGCGGAGACGCAGGCGGAGCTCACCCAGGAGGTGTTGGGGCCTCCCAAGGCGGTGGCCTTGGATGCCCAGGGTCAGCCCACGGCGGCGGCCCAGGGGTTTGCCAAGGCCCAGGGGGTGGCGGTGAGCGACCTGGTGGAGGTGGAGACTCCCCGGGGGGTGTATCTGGCGGTGCGTAAGACCACGGCCGGCCGGCCCACGGCGGAGATTTTGCGGGAGTATCTGCCGGAGTTCATCCTGGGCTTAAGCTTTCCCAAGTCCATGCGCTGGGGGTCCGAGACCATCAGTTTTGCCCGGCCCATCCATTGGATCCTGGCCCGCTTCGGGGGCGAGGTCATCCCCTTCACGCTGGGGGACGTGACCAGCGGCGGGGTGACGTACGGCCATCGCTTCATGAGCCCGCAAGGCCGGGAAGTGCGCGGCATTGACGAGTATTTGGAGACCCTGCGGCAGGCCTATGTCATTGTGGACCCCGCTGCCCGTCGGGCCTTCCTGGAGGAGGAGATGGCCAAGGCCGCGGCCCAGGTGGGGGGCACCCTGGTGCCCAATCCGGGGCTGGTGGAGGAAAACACCTTCCTGGTGGAGTATCCCTCGGTGGTGGTGGGGCATTTCGAGGACAAGTTCCTGGCCCTGCCCGAGGAGGTGCTCATCACCTGCATGCGGGAGCACCAGCGCTATTTCTCCTTGCGGGGTGCTGACGGCCGGCTGCTGCCGCATTTCATGGCGGTGAACAACACTCTGACCCGCAACCCCGACGTGGTGCGCCAGGGCCATGAGCGGGTGCTTCGGGCCCGGCTCTCGGATGCCATGTATTTCTACCAGGTGGACTCCAAGGTGCCCCTGGAGACCTGGGTGGAGCAGCTCAAGGGGGTGGTCTTTCACTCGCTCTTGGGCACCTCCTACGAGAAGATGGAGCGTTTCCGGGAGCTGGCGGGGTATCTGACAATCCAGCTCAGCCGGGACGACGGCAGCCCGGTGGGGGTGGACCCGGAAGTGGTCCGGCGAGCGGCCACTATCTGCAAGGCGGACATCGTCTCAGAGATGGTGGGGGAATTCCCCAGCCTCCAGGGGGTGATGGGCAAGGTCTATGCAAGAAACGCCGGGGAGCCGGCGGCGGTGGCGGACGCCATCTTCAGCCATTATCTCCCCCGCCATGCCGATGACGACCTCCCCGAGGACCTGGTGGGGGTCATCATCGGCTTGGCCGACCGCCTGGACACCATCTGCGGCATGTTCGGGGTGGGGCTCTCCCCCACCGGCGCGGCCGACCCCTATGGCTTGAGACGCCATGCCCTGGCCGTCATCCGCATCCTCCGGCACCACCGCCTGCATCTGGACCTGCCCGAGGCGGTGTGGGAGGCCTTGAAGCTTTTAGGCGGCAAGATCTCCCGGAGCCCGGAGGACACCGCCCTGGAGGTGCTGGACTTTTTCCAGACCCGGCTCACCCACCTGCTTCTGGGTGAGGGTTTTGACCATGAAACGGTGAATGCGGTGCTGGCCGCGGGCTGCCGGGATGTGGTGGAGGCGGCGGACAAGGTCCAGGCCCTGGAGGAGGTGCGCCGCAGCCCCGAGTTCCCGGCTTTGGCGGTGGCCTTCAAGCGGGTCCTCAATATCTCCGCCGGCGCCGGGGTGGGCGAGGTGGATCCCCTGCTCTTTGAGCACCCCGAGGAAAACCAGCTTTATGAGGCCGCCCAGCTCATGGAGATTGAGGTGGCGGAGGCCTTAAGCCGCCGGGATTATGCCGCGGTGTGCCGCTCTCTGGCCAAGCTCAAGGGCTTTGTGGACGCCTTCTTTGATCGGGTGCTGGTGATGGCGGAGGATGCGAAACTCAGGGCCAACCGCCTGGCCCTGCTCAGCCGCATCGGCCACACTTTTCTTAAAATGGCGGATTTTTCCCGCATCAGCACCTGA
- the ftsY gene encoding signal recognition particle-docking protein FtsY: MPEVTAEGEGESPAPPEEEAGLREEGEAPARPGFFRRLFGKPAEIPITATEPVAEAAEPEPTVAEVLRAPETAAPEGAEEVPEASPEPETPAEEERRGLFRRFRERLGRTREALSGGLARLFARRKVVDAELLEELEELLITADLGVETTLALMQGLQERLKRRELNDPERLKAALGEAMLGMLAAPAPRPREARPWVVLVVGVNGVGKTTTIAKLAHRERQAGREPLLIAADTFRAAAAEQLTAWGERLGVEVIRQQAGADPAAVVFDGLTAALARGVDTVFIDTAGRLHTKVNLMEELKKIHRTIGKKVPGAPHETYLVLDATTGQNALSQARLFQEAVGLSGLILTKLDGTAKGGVALAVVHETGLPLRYLGVGEGLDDLKPFDPEAFVAAILG; this comes from the coding sequence ATGCCGGAGGTGACCGCCGAAGGGGAAGGGGAGTCGCCGGCCCCACCCGAGGAGGAAGCCGGTCTCCGGGAGGAGGGTGAGGCCCCGGCCCGGCCGGGCTTTTTCCGGCGGCTTTTTGGGAAACCCGCCGAGATTCCGATAACGGCAACAGAGCCGGTGGCGGAGGCAGCCGAGCCTGAGCCTACCGTTGCTGAAGTCCTGAGGGCTCCCGAGACTGCGGCCCCGGAAGGGGCAGAGGAGGTGCCGGAAGCCTCCCCGGAGCCGGAAACCCCGGCGGAGGAGGAGCGCCGGGGGCTGTTCCGGCGCTTCCGGGAGCGGCTGGGGCGCACCCGGGAGGCCCTCTCCGGCGGCCTGGCCCGCCTCTTTGCCCGCCGCAAAGTGGTGGATGCCGAGCTTTTGGAGGAGCTGGAAGAGCTCCTCATCACCGCCGACCTGGGGGTGGAGACCACCCTGGCCCTCATGCAGGGCCTCCAGGAGAGGCTGAAACGGCGGGAGCTCAATGACCCGGAGCGCCTCAAGGCGGCGCTGGGTGAGGCCATGCTGGGGATGCTTGCCGCCCCGGCGCCCCGACCCCGGGAGGCTCGTCCCTGGGTGGTGCTGGTGGTGGGGGTGAACGGCGTGGGCAAGACCACCACCATCGCCAAGCTGGCCCACCGGGAGCGCCAGGCGGGGCGGGAGCCCCTGCTCATCGCCGCGGACACCTTCCGCGCCGCCGCGGCGGAGCAGCTCACCGCCTGGGGGGAGCGCCTGGGGGTGGAGGTTATCCGGCAGCAGGCTGGGGCCGACCCCGCGGCGGTGGTCTTCGACGGCCTCACCGCCGCCCTGGCCCGGGGGGTGGACACAGTATTTATCGACACCGCCGGCCGTCTGCACACCAAAGTGAACCTCATGGAGGAGCTGAAAAAGATCCACCGCACCATCGGCAAGAAGGTGCCCGGCGCCCCCCATGAGACCTACCTGGTTCTGGACGCCACCACCGGTCAGAACGCCCTGAGCCAGGCCCGGCTCTTCCAGGAGGCCGTGGGCCTGAGCGGCCTCATCCTCACCAAGCTGGACGGCACCGCCAAGGGCGGGGTGGCCCTGGCGGTGGTGCATGAAACCGGCCTCCCCTTACGTTACCTCGGGGTGGGGGAGGGGCTGGACGACCTCAAGCCCTTCGACCCCGAGGCCTTCGTGGCCGCCATCCTCGGGTAA
- a CDS encoding VanZ family protein, with the protein MTLKPWQKAAPLRPGQAAGEVCALTKQGYLSGFSQMIRYWGPPVAWCVAILLFSGDLGSSRRTFGLFYWLMSWFPHLSPHEVEAWHAWFRKLGHLSAYAILYLLFFRAAHLHLALRPGRTCLLALALTLGVAVTDETRQALVPARTGTPLDVALDMLGALLASLVIPGLWRPARREPQGGDGRG; encoded by the coding sequence ATGACTTTAAAACCGTGGCAGAAGGCAGCCCCACTCCGTCCCGGGCAGGCGGCGGGCGAGGTGTGCGCCCTCACCAAACAGGGTTATCTATCGGGCTTTTCCCAGATGATTCGCTATTGGGGGCCGCCGGTGGCCTGGTGCGTGGCCATCCTCCTCTTTTCCGGGGATTTGGGCTCCTCCCGCCGCACTTTCGGCCTTTTTTACTGGCTGATGAGCTGGTTCCCCCACCTCAGCCCTCATGAGGTGGAAGCCTGGCATGCCTGGTTCCGCAAGCTGGGGCACTTAAGCGCCTATGCCATCCTTTATCTCCTCTTTTTCCGGGCGGCGCACCTGCACCTGGCCCTGCGTCCCGGGCGCACCTGCCTCCTGGCTCTGGCCCTGACCCTGGGGGTGGCAGTGACGGATGAGACCCGGCAGGCCCTGGTGCCGGCCCGGACCGGCACCCCCCTGGACGTGGCCCTGGATATGCTGGGCGCCCTGCTGGCGTCGCTGGTCATCCCCGGTCTGTGGCGCCCCGCCCGACGGGAGCCTCAAGGAGGAGACGGCCGCGGTTAA
- a CDS encoding pitrilysin family protein, with product MPFLIRPTERSARLTLCFFLILSLMAAGWPIPGRTAEAPSQALGDPFAGVVDTTLDNGMRVLLLKEPRAPLVTHQVWYRVGSRFETVGKTGLSHLTEHLMFKGTEKYGPKVFSRLVQKSGGNDNAFTSRDYTAYFQTGPASELRRWMEMEADRMRGLKVTEEAFATEQKVVLEERRLRTEDDPVSFLVEEVYAAAYKAHPYQWPIIGWYDDIKSLTLPDFQQYYQTYYQPNNATLVVVGDIDLEATLKDIREVYGALPKGPQPPQPTAREPRQYGERRVWVQREAQLPYVVMVHHVPNWQHPDCFALELLARVLSQGRSSRLYQKLIYTDRLALEAGADYDLDTADPSLFMLYAQPLPGKTSEKVEAALIAEIRRLQQEEVGARELAKVKNQATAAYYQAMDSLFFRGMLLGRLETVARWTLAREFVPKIQAVSAADLKRVAGQYLVPTNRTVGILVPLKTDKPRREGFRPGHEIQ from the coding sequence ATGCCCTTTCTGATCCGACCCACCGAGAGATCAGCGCGGCTGACTCTTTGCTTCTTTCTGATCCTCAGCCTCATGGCGGCCGGGTGGCCCATCCCCGGCCGGACGGCGGAAGCCCCCTCCCAGGCTCTGGGCGACCCCTTCGCCGGGGTGGTGGATACGACCCTGGACAACGGCATGCGGGTTCTCCTCCTCAAAGAGCCCCGGGCGCCCCTGGTCACCCACCAGGTGTGGTACCGGGTGGGCTCCCGCTTTGAGACCGTGGGCAAGACCGGCCTGTCCCACCTCACCGAGCACCTGATGTTCAAAGGCACGGAGAAATACGGCCCCAAGGTCTTCTCCCGCCTGGTGCAGAAATCCGGGGGCAACGACAACGCCTTCACCAGCCGGGATTACACCGCCTACTTTCAGACCGGGCCGGCCAGCGAACTGAGGCGCTGGATGGAGATGGAGGCCGACCGCATGCGGGGCCTCAAAGTCACCGAGGAGGCCTTCGCCACCGAGCAGAAGGTGGTCCTGGAGGAGAGGCGCCTGCGCACCGAAGACGACCCGGTGAGCTTCCTGGTGGAGGAGGTCTATGCCGCGGCGTACAAGGCCCACCCCTACCAGTGGCCCATCATCGGCTGGTACGACGACATCAAAAGCCTGACCCTGCCGGATTTCCAGCAGTATTACCAGACCTATTATCAGCCCAACAACGCCACCCTGGTGGTGGTGGGGGATATTGATCTTGAGGCCACCCTGAAGGATATCCGGGAGGTCTACGGCGCCCTCCCCAAGGGGCCACAGCCGCCTCAGCCCACGGCCCGGGAGCCCCGGCAGTACGGGGAGCGCCGGGTGTGGGTCCAGCGGGAGGCGCAGCTCCCGTATGTAGTCATGGTGCACCACGTGCCCAACTGGCAGCACCCCGACTGCTTCGCCCTGGAGCTCCTGGCCCGGGTGCTCTCCCAGGGCCGGAGTTCCCGGCTATACCAGAAGCTCATCTACACTGACCGCCTGGCCCTGGAGGCCGGGGCCGATTACGACCTGGACACCGCCGACCCCTCCCTCTTCATGCTCTACGCCCAGCCGCTGCCGGGCAAAACCTCCGAGAAGGTCGAGGCCGCCCTGATTGCCGAAATCCGGCGCCTGCAGCAGGAAGAGGTGGGGGCCCGGGAGCTGGCCAAGGTGAAAAACCAGGCCACCGCCGCCTACTATCAGGCCATGGATTCCCTTTTTTTCCGGGGCATGCTCTTGGGAAGGCTGGAGACGGTGGCCCGCTGGACCCTGGCCCGGGAGTTCGTCCCCAAGATCCAGGCGGTCAGCGCCGCCGACTTAAAGAGGGTGGCGGGCCAGTACCTGGTGCCCACCAACCGCACGGTGGGCATCCTGGTCCCCTTAAAAACCGACAAACCCCGCCGGGAGGGCTTCCGACCCGGGCATGAAATTCAATGA
- a CDS encoding pitrilysin family protein encodes MSRAGYEPTEGFIADEGQVRQNFTRLMGSRRLFLGALAVLLMWLQVLGTGLAAAPPPLGEREELPNGLVFLFSEQRSVPLVAVNLLVKAGALRDPRGKEGLAHVTALLLTQGSKKRSATQMAQEIDFLGAKLSAGAEEDYAMVGLTVLARDVSQGLELMADAVLHPTFPPEELKRKVQQLLASFESDEDEPMVMARRAFDLRLYGQHPYAFPPKGTPQGLKAIQRQEVVDFHRRLYLPNNAILSVVGDISREEARGLVMRYFGGWNPGKIPELQLPPLPPLTRPETQVIDKKITQANILWGHLGITRQNPDFYAFQVMNYILGGGGFASRLMDTIRETRGLAYSVGSTFEPGLEPGPFYISLETKTENAAEAVDLILKEVERLRTEPVSDAELADAKSYLIGSFPRRLDATGKRAALMAYVEFYGLGLDYPGRYAEIIRGITAQDVQRVAQQYLHPERYLLVVAGDASRLPKLPGLAAAGEKEKTDAKD; translated from the coding sequence ATGAGCCGCGCCGGATATGAGCCGACTGAGGGTTTTATTGCTGACGAGGGCCAAGTGAGGCAGAATTTCACCCGCTTGATGGGAAGCCGGCGGCTATTCCTGGGGGCGCTGGCGGTATTGCTGATGTGGCTCCAGGTGCTGGGGACAGGCCTGGCCGCCGCCCCACCGCCCCTGGGGGAGCGGGAGGAGCTCCCCAACGGTCTGGTGTTTTTGTTCTCCGAGCAGCGAAGCGTCCCTTTGGTGGCGGTGAATCTGCTGGTCAAAGCCGGAGCGCTCCGGGATCCCCGGGGGAAAGAGGGCTTGGCCCACGTGACCGCCCTCCTCCTCACTCAGGGCAGCAAAAAGCGCAGCGCCACCCAGATGGCCCAGGAGATCGACTTTCTGGGGGCCAAGCTCTCAGCCGGGGCGGAGGAGGACTACGCCATGGTCGGCCTCACAGTTCTGGCCAGGGACGTGAGCCAGGGGCTGGAGCTGATGGCGGATGCGGTTCTCCACCCCACCTTCCCGCCGGAGGAGCTGAAACGCAAGGTGCAGCAGCTGTTGGCCTCCTTTGAGAGCGACGAGGACGAGCCCATGGTCATGGCCCGGCGGGCCTTCGATCTTAGGCTCTACGGCCAGCACCCCTACGCCTTTCCCCCCAAGGGTACGCCCCAGGGCCTCAAGGCCATCCAGCGGCAGGAGGTGGTGGACTTTCACCGGCGGCTCTACCTCCCCAACAACGCCATCCTGAGCGTGGTGGGGGATATCTCCCGGGAGGAGGCCCGCGGCTTGGTGATGAGATATTTCGGCGGCTGGAATCCGGGAAAGATCCCCGAACTTCAGCTGCCGCCCCTGCCGCCCCTTACCCGGCCGGAGACCCAGGTGATCGACAAGAAGATCACCCAGGCCAATATCCTGTGGGGCCACCTGGGCATCACTCGCCAGAACCCCGATTTTTACGCCTTTCAGGTGATGAACTACATCCTGGGGGGCGGGGGGTTTGCCTCCCGGCTCATGGACACCATCCGGGAGACCCGGGGCCTGGCCTACAGTGTGGGCAGCACCTTTGAGCCGGGGCTGGAGCCTGGACCCTTTTATATTTCCTTGGAGACGAAAACGGAGAACGCCGCCGAAGCGGTGGACCTCATCCTGAAGGAAGTGGAGCGGCTGCGCACGGAGCCGGTATCGGACGCGGAGCTGGCGGACGCCAAGTCCTACCTCATCGGCAGCTTCCCCCGGCGGCTGGATGCCACCGGCAAACGGGCGGCGCTCATGGCCTACGTGGAATTCTACGGCCTGGGGCTGGATTACCCCGGGCGCTACGCCGAGATCATCCGGGGCATCACCGCCCAGGACGTGCAACGGGTGGCTCAGCAATACCTCCATCCCGAGCGTTACCTCCTGGTGGTGGCCGGAGACGCGAGCCGGCTGCCGAAGCTGCCGGGCCTGGCCGCCGCCGGAGAGAAGGAGAAGACCGATGCGAAAGATTAG
- a CDS encoding DegQ family serine endoprotease, translated as MRKISVWGSALALTLILCLGGGSLLSPAPATAGPVPESFSELAQKVGPAVVNISTEKVVKGRDRMREFFGPMPFPGPGGPGDPFRDFFERFFGDGPHPRDFKQRSLGSGFIIDPKGLIITNNHVIEGADKIKIKLAGGKEYQATVKGRDPKTDLALLQITANGPFPSLTLGDSDAIKVGDWVIAVGNPFGLGHTVTQGIISAKGRVIGAGPYDNFLQTDAAINPGNSGGPLLNLKGEVIGINTAIVAAGQGIGFAIPSNLAKSIIPQLMEKGKVTRGMLGVQVQVVTAELAKSFGLSEPMGALVAEVRPGTPAEKAGIKRGDIIIEFNGQPIKEMNELPRLVAATAPGTKATVKVLRDGKEKTFSLTVTELVDEPGTPGGPAPEAEELAGLSVEDLTPALARRFGLRETKGAVVTRVAPGSPAAEAGLRPGDLILEVNGGAVQSAADFQRLISRVEKGSVARLLIKRQTHTLFITLEVPKE; from the coding sequence ATGCGAAAGATTAGTGTATGGGGCAGCGCTTTGGCCCTCACCCTCATCCTGTGCCTGGGAGGGGGCAGCTTGCTCAGCCCGGCGCCGGCAACAGCCGGGCCGGTGCCGGAGAGCTTCTCGGAGCTGGCCCAGAAGGTGGGGCCGGCGGTGGTGAACATCAGCACCGAAAAGGTGGTGAAGGGCCGGGACCGCATGCGGGAATTCTTCGGGCCCATGCCTTTTCCGGGTCCCGGCGGCCCCGGGGACCCCTTCCGGGACTTCTTTGAGCGCTTCTTCGGCGACGGCCCGCATCCCCGGGACTTCAAGCAGCGCTCCCTGGGCTCCGGCTTCATCATTGACCCCAAGGGCCTAATCATCACCAACAATCACGTCATTGAGGGCGCCGACAAAATCAAGATCAAGCTGGCGGGGGGCAAGGAGTACCAGGCCACCGTCAAAGGCCGGGACCCCAAGACTGACCTGGCTCTCCTCCAGATCACGGCCAACGGCCCCTTCCCCAGCCTCACCTTGGGGGATTCCGATGCCATCAAGGTGGGGGACTGGGTCATCGCGGTGGGGAACCCCTTCGGCCTGGGGCACACCGTCACCCAGGGCATCATCAGCGCCAAGGGGCGGGTCATCGGCGCCGGGCCCTATGACAACTTCCTCCAGACCGACGCCGCCATCAACCCGGGGAACAGCGGCGGGCCCCTCCTCAACCTCAAGGGCGAGGTCATCGGCATCAACACCGCCATCGTGGCGGCGGGCCAGGGCATCGGCTTTGCCATCCCCAGCAACCTGGCCAAATCCATCATCCCGCAGCTGATGGAGAAGGGCAAGGTGACCCGGGGCATGCTGGGGGTGCAGGTGCAGGTGGTGACCGCGGAGCTGGCCAAGTCCTTCGGGCTCAGCGAACCCATGGGGGCCCTGGTGGCCGAGGTGCGGCCGGGCACCCCGGCGGAGAAGGCGGGCATCAAACGGGGGGACATCATCATCGAGTTCAACGGCCAGCCCATCAAGGAGATGAATGAGCTGCCCCGGCTGGTGGCGGCCACCGCCCCGGGCACCAAGGCCACGGTGAAGGTGCTCAGGGACGGCAAGGAAAAGACCTTCTCCCTCACGGTGACGGAGCTGGTGGATGAACCCGGCACACCCGGCGGGCCTGCCCCGGAGGCGGAGGAGCTGGCCGGACTTTCGGTGGAGGACCTCACCCCCGCCCTGGCCCGGCGCTTCGGCCTGCGGGAGACCAAGGGCGCGGTGGTGACCCGGGTGGCCCCGGGGTCCCCGGCGGCGGAGGCGGGCTTACGGCCCGGTGACCTGATTCTGGAAGTGAACGGCGGTGCCGTCCAGTCCGCTGCCGACTTCCAGCGGCTGATCAGCCGGGTGGAGAAGGGGAGCGTCGCCCGTCTCCTCATCAAGCGCCAGACCCACACCCTGTTCATCACCCTGGAGGTGCCCAAGGAGTAA
- a CDS encoding L,D-transpeptidase family protein has translation MLQRTGVLTWSVLILAIALAVSGCGRSRVPVAPPSASLEPAPAPAPPLTPEQALLKEILEQRGYNGRGYHPVVLVVSKERRKLTLYQGIHPVKSYPVVLGGNPVADKLCQGDKCTPEGIYRVVTKFDHPKWNKFILLDYPNTKNWVKFAEAKRQGRIPWDADIGGEIGIHGTEDDLKNLNGENWTLGCVSLLNRHVDEIYPYVSYDTLVVIKKR, from the coding sequence ATGCTTCAGCGCACCGGTGTCCTGACGTGGTCTGTCCTGATCCTGGCAATCGCTCTGGCCGTGAGCGGCTGCGGCCGCTCCCGGGTGCCCGTGGCCCCGCCATCGGCCTCTCTGGAACCGGCGCCGGCGCCGGCCCCGCCTCTGACCCCGGAGCAGGCCCTTCTGAAGGAAATCCTGGAACAACGGGGATATAACGGCCGGGGCTACCATCCCGTGGTGCTGGTGGTCTCCAAAGAGCGCCGCAAGCTCACCCTCTACCAGGGCATCCATCCGGTGAAGTCCTATCCGGTGGTCCTGGGGGGCAACCCGGTGGCGGACAAGCTCTGTCAGGGGGACAAATGCACTCCTGAGGGTATCTACCGGGTGGTGACCAAGTTCGACCACCCCAAATGGAACAAGTTCATCCTGCTGGACTACCCCAACACCAAAAACTGGGTGAAATTCGCCGAGGCCAAACGCCAGGGCCGCATTCCCTGGGATGCGGACATCGGCGGGGAGATCGGCATCCACGGCACCGAGGACGATCTCAAGAACCTCAACGGGGAGAACTGGACTTTAGGGTGCGTCTCCCTGCTCAACCGGCACGTGGATGAGATCTACCCGTATGTGAGCTATGACACCCTGGTGGTGATCAAGAAGAGATAA
- a CDS encoding NYN domain-containing protein: MHLLIDGYNLIRQSPVLRHLDARDLEAGREALLERLAFYRQCRPHHRLTVVFDGWQAGGPSETRDLHRGVRIIYSRRGERADEVIKRLLAQEGPRALVVSSDRELQEQARRVGAAWVSSREFDFLSSQAAGGAETEDDDDPGPRGPAKKGPARRLPKQERRRRQRLRKL; encoded by the coding sequence ATGCACCTCCTCATTGACGGCTACAATCTCATCCGCCAGTCGCCGGTCTTGCGGCACCTGGACGCCCGGGATCTGGAAGCCGGCCGGGAGGCCTTGCTGGAGCGCCTGGCATTTTACCGCCAGTGCCGCCCCCACCACCGCCTCACGGTGGTCTTCGACGGCTGGCAGGCCGGCGGCCCCAGCGAGACCCGGGACCTCCACCGGGGGGTGCGGATCATCTATTCCCGGCGAGGCGAACGGGCGGACGAGGTCATCAAGCGCCTGCTGGCCCAGGAAGGCCCCCGAGCGCTGGTGGTGAGCTCCGACCGGGAGCTCCAGGAGCAGGCCCGGCGGGTGGGGGCGGCCTGGGTCTCGTCCCGGGAGTTCGACTTTCTCTCCAGCCAGGCGGCCGGGGGAGCCGAAACTGAAGACGACGACGATCCCGGTCCCCGGGGACCGGCCAAGAAAGGCCCGGCCCGCCGGCTTCCCAAGCAGGAGCGCCGCCGCCGGCAGCGCCTGCGGAAACTTTAA
- a CDS encoding GGDEF domain-containing protein → MKVLPFPDHCPVNGRACPLAAEVRRLREECHRLLELSRTDPLTGLYNFRHLLSELDREMERTRRTGLPTGLIMLDLDHFKQVNDTHGHQFGDAVLRRISRLLKDNIRRLDIPCRYGGEEFALILPGTSLPRALKLAERLRRALSEAALTLEDRTLHITASFGVDVYEAHEDLSAMAFLERADRYLLEAKAQGRNLIWHRDRQPDRAGTAVTPQERHQLVSRMRNYGASETTQVAAAPPLPEQR, encoded by the coding sequence GTGAAAGTGCTCCCCTTCCCCGACCATTGCCCGGTGAACGGCCGGGCCTGTCCCCTGGCGGCGGAAGTGCGCCGTCTCAGGGAGGAATGCCACCGGCTGCTGGAGCTCTCCCGCACCGACCCCCTCACCGGTCTCTACAATTTCCGTCACCTCTTAAGCGAGCTGGACCGGGAGATGGAGCGCACCCGGCGCACCGGCCTCCCCACCGGCCTCATCATGCTGGACCTGGACCATTTCAAGCAGGTCAACGACACCCATGGGCACCAGTTCGGGGATGCGGTGCTGCGCCGGATCAGCCGGCTGCTGAAGGACAACATCCGGCGCCTGGACATCCCCTGCCGCTACGGTGGCGAGGAATTCGCCCTCATCCTGCCGGGGACCAGCCTGCCCCGGGCCCTGAAGCTGGCCGAGCGGCTGCGCCGGGCCCTGAGCGAGGCGGCCCTCACCCTGGAGGACCGGACCCTCCACATCACCGCCAGTTTCGGGGTGGATGTCTATGAGGCCCACGAGGACCTGAGCGCCATGGCCTTCCTGGAGCGGGCCGACCGCTATCTCCTGGAGGCCAAGGCCCAGGGGCGCAATCTCATCTGGCACCGGGACCGGCAGCCGGACCGGGCCGGCACCGCTGTCACCCCCCAGGAGCGGCACCAGCTGGTGTCCCGGATGAGGAATTATGGAGCGAGCGAGACCACGCAGGTGGCAGCCGCCCCGCCTCTGCCTGAGCAGCGGTAA